Proteins from a genomic interval of Trifolium pratense cultivar HEN17-A07 linkage group LG6, ARS_RC_1.1, whole genome shotgun sequence:
- the LOC123888748 gene encoding protein LUTEIN DEFICIENT 5, chloroplastic has protein sequence MNVADSHMTKTLKMVSIQKIPTQKLTQTHFYLSLSLSQLDVTFVIPIFVRYLIISMASHLTLLLLLHAPPPPPPLSIPTKTFHSKYITIKPLKPTSTFPSSSPFFQCSSKTTHRGSCSSFIAYSSSNGRSSNDSVDDDAGAKSVEQLVEQKRRAELSARIASGEFTVKQESGLPSILKKSLSNLGVPNEILEFLFGLYPKIPEAKGSISAIRSEAFFIPLYELYITYGGIFRLNFGPKSFLIVSDPAIAKHILKDNAKGYSKGILAEILDFVMGKGLIPADGEIWKVRRRTIVPALHLKFVAAMIGLFGQATDKLCKKLDAAASDGEDVEMESLFSRLTLDIIGKAVFNYDFDSLSNDTGIIEAVYTVLREAEDRSVSPIPVWDLPIWKDISPRQRKVTAALKLVNDTLNNLIAICKRMVDEEELQFHEEYMNEQDPSILHFLLASGDDVTSKQLRDDLMTMLIAGHETSAAVLTWTFFLLSKEPSVMSKLQEEVDSVLGDRFPTIDDMKKLKYTTRVINESLRLYPQPPVLIRRSLDNDVLGEYPIKRGEDIFISVWNLHRSPTLWDGADKFDPERWPLDGPNPNETNQNFKYLPFGGGPRKCIGDMFASYETIVALAMLVRRFNFQMAIGAPPVVMTTGATIHTTQGLNMTVTRRTKPPIVPSLQMSTLEVDPSISISDKEEIGQKDQVYQAQNS, from the exons ATGAACGTGGCTGATTCTCATATGACCAAAACTTTGAAAATGGTATCTATCCAAAAGATTCCAACTCAGAAGCTGACACAAACTCACTTCTAtttatctctttctctctctcaattgGATGTTACTTTTGTAATACCAATTTTTGTGCGTTATCTAATAATTTCAATGGCTTCTCATCttactcttcttcttcttcttcatgctcctcctcctcctcctcctctttCAATTCCCACAAAAACCTTTCATTCCAAATATATTACCATAAAACCACTCAAACCCACTTcaacttttccttcatcttctcctTTCTTTCAATGTTCCTCAAAAACAACACATAGAGGATCTTGTTCATCATTCATTGCTTATTCATCATCAAATGGTAGAAGCTCTAATGATTCAGTGGATGATGATGCTGGTGCTAAGAGCGTGGAGCAACTTGTTGAACAGAAAAGACGAGCTGAATTGTCTGCTAGAATTGCCTCAGGTGAATTCACTGTCAAACAGGAATCTGG TTTACCTTCAATATTAAAGAAGAGCTTGTCAAATTTGGGAGTGCCCAATGAGATtctggaatttttatttggctTGTATCCCAAAATTCCTGAGGCAAAAGGGTCAATTAGTGCCATTCGAAGTGAGGCCTTTTTTATTCCATTGTATGAACTTTACATCACATATGGTGGCATTTTCAGATTGAATTTTGGACCAAAG TCGTTTTTGATAGTATCGGATCCGGCTATTGCAAAACACATATTGAAAGACAATGCAAAGGGTTATTCTAAG GGCATCTTGGCTGAGATCCTTGATTTTGTAATGGGGAAAGGACTTATCCCAGCTGATGGGGAAATATGGAAAGTTAGACGGCGTACTATAGTCCCAGCATTGCATCTGAAG TTTGTAGCAGCTATGATTGGCCTTTTTGGACAAGCTACAGATAAGCTCTGCAAGAAGCTAGACGCAGCTGCATCTGACGGAGAAGATGTTGAGATGGAGTCACTTTTCTCTCGATTGACGTTGGATATCATTGGCAAAGCAGTGTTCAATTATGATTTTGATAGTTTATCAAATGACACTGGTATAATTGAG GCTGTTTATACCGTACTGAGAGAAGCAGAAGATCGAAGTGTTTCTCCAATTCCAGTCTGGGATCTCCCAATATGGAAAGACATATCCCCGCGTCAAAGGAAGGTTACTGCAGCTCTGAAACTTGTCAACGATACACTTAACAATCTCATAGCAATATGCAAG AGAATGGTGGATGAAGAAGAGTTACAGTTTCATGAGGAGTACATGAATGAACAAGATCCAAGTATTCTGCACTTCTTGTTGGCGTCAGGAGATGAT GTTACAAGTAAACAACTTCGTGATGACTTAATGACAATGCTAATTGCTGGACATGAAACATCAGCCGCTGTTTTAACTTggaccttttttcttctttcaaag GAGCCAAGTGTCATGTCCAAGCTCCAAGAAGAG GTTGACTCTGTACTTGGTGATCGGTTTCCAACTATTGATGACatgaaaaaactcaaatataCAACTCGAGTGATCAACGAg tCATTGAGGCTTTACCCTCAACCACCTGTGTTAATCCGTCGCTCTCTTGACAATGATGTTCTTggagagtatcctataaaaag AGGAGAAGATATCTTCATATCTGTCTGGAACCTGCATCGCAGTCCAACACTGTGGGATGGTGCTGATAAGTTTGATCCTGAAAGATGGCCGTTAGATGGACCTAACCCTAATGAGACGAATCAAAACTTCAA GTATCTTCCATTTGGTGGAGGACCGCGAAAATGTATAGGGGATATGTTTGCTTCATATGAG ACTATAGTAGCCCTTGCAATGCTTGTTAGACGGTTCAACTTTCAAATGGCAATTGGAGCTCCACCA
- the LOC123893055 gene encoding uncharacterized protein LOC123893055, translated as MASFISLVTSLPKFGPAGASIARARPWNSRVFAAATPRPIQVPKSHNEEGSITTDGIKQGGGATDTVNNNLNESTHDKAYSSTTEHVANKTKEAANKASSKTQNIAEKAKQTMQEAWDSTKNKANRAADTVQQTWSEAKSEADNQLSGHGSKTADTVVEKTKESAEYVKDNAEAVKKNMNKKN; from the exons ATGGCATCATTTATCTCCCTTGTTACCTCCCTCCCAAAATTTGGCCCTGCTGGTGCATCTATTGCAAGGGCTCGTCCTTGGAATTCTAGGGTCTTTGCAGCAGCTACCCCAAGACCCATTCAA GTTCCAAAGTCGCATAATGAAGAAGGTTCAATAACTACAGATGGAATCAAACAAGGAGGAGGAGCCACTGACACAGTGAACAACAATTTGAACGAATCAACACATGATAAGGCTTATTCTTCCACTACAGAACAT GTGGCGAACAAAACCAAAGAAGCTGCTAATAAGGCATCATCAAAAACACAAAACATAGCAGAGAAAGCAAAACAGACAATGCAAGAGGCATGGGATTCAACTAAGAACAAAGCTAATAGGGCTGCAGACACTGTGCAACAAACTTGGTCAGAGGCAAAATCAGAGGCTGATAATCAATTGTCTGGCCATGGTAGTAAGACTGCTGACACTGTGGTGGAAAAAACTAAAGAATCCGCTGAATATGTCAAAGATAATGCAGAGGCAGTGAAGAAGAACATGAACAAAAAGAACTga